Proteins found in one Sphingobium sp. V4 genomic segment:
- a CDS encoding conjugal transfer protein TraG — MTPTKLLIGQILVVLAVILAGIWTATQWAAAQLAYQPGLGLPWFVFLGQPIYHPWSIFPWWFSFDAYAPLVFDKAGAIAAAGGFLGCGAAIFGSVWRARQSNNLTTYGSARWATRRDIKSARLLGPGGVVLGRIGRDDVRHDGPEHVMAFAPTRSGKGVGLVVPTLLSWTGSTVVHDIKGENWQLTAGWRARFSHCLLFNPTDARSARYNPLLEVRRGVNEVRDVQNIADILVDPEGALERRNHWEKTSHSLLVGAILHVLYAEEEKTLARVATFLSDPQRSFAATLRRMMATNHLGTKEAPLVHPVVASAARELLNKSENERSGVLSTAMSFLGLYRDPTVAAVTAASDWRIVDLVEAAHPISLYLVVPPSDISRTKPLVRLILNQIGRRLTEELHGVGKDGEAAKGRHRLLLMLDEFPALGRLDFFETSLAFLAGYGVRVFLIAQSLNQIEKAYGEHNAILDNCHVRVAFATNDERTAKRISDALGTATEQRAMRNYAGHRLAPWLAHVMVSRQETARALLTPGEVMQLAPTDGLVLISGSPPIRVKKLRYYEDRRFTERLSQAPILDPARYHDLPAARPDDWAGQVRGADMRLSTGNETDEGADAGGLEQARHPAHEIEHGVVIEPEIADPLGLGEDDGDQAAERRAMDRIQQIGTARTVYGIDAASSRPDDLQLGF, encoded by the coding sequence ATGACCCCGACAAAGCTGCTTATAGGACAGATCCTCGTTGTGCTCGCAGTCATCCTCGCAGGCATATGGACTGCGACGCAGTGGGCAGCGGCGCAACTTGCGTACCAGCCCGGGCTCGGCCTCCCCTGGTTCGTTTTTCTGGGCCAGCCGATCTACCATCCCTGGTCGATCTTTCCCTGGTGGTTTTCCTTCGACGCCTATGCGCCGCTGGTGTTCGACAAGGCTGGCGCCATCGCAGCCGCTGGGGGTTTCCTGGGCTGCGGCGCTGCGATCTTCGGGTCAGTATGGCGCGCGCGCCAGTCCAACAACCTGACGACTTACGGCTCGGCCCGCTGGGCGACACGCCGGGACATCAAGAGCGCCCGGCTCCTTGGCCCAGGCGGCGTCGTCCTCGGCCGGATCGGTCGCGACGACGTGCGCCACGACGGTCCCGAACATGTGATGGCGTTCGCACCCACGCGGTCGGGCAAGGGCGTCGGGCTGGTCGTTCCAACCCTGCTTTCCTGGACAGGCTCGACTGTCGTTCACGACATCAAGGGCGAGAACTGGCAGCTCACTGCCGGCTGGCGGGCGCGTTTCTCGCATTGTCTCCTGTTCAACCCGACCGACGCACGCTCGGCGCGCTACAATCCGCTGCTCGAAGTCCGGCGCGGCGTGAACGAAGTGCGCGACGTGCAGAATATCGCCGATATCCTGGTCGACCCGGAAGGGGCGCTGGAGCGTCGCAACCACTGGGAAAAGACCAGCCATTCGCTTCTGGTCGGTGCGATCCTCCACGTGCTCTACGCAGAGGAAGAGAAGACGCTCGCCCGCGTCGCCACCTTCCTCTCCGACCCGCAGCGCAGCTTTGCCGCCACCCTGCGCCGGATGATGGCGACCAACCATCTGGGCACCAAGGAGGCGCCGCTTGTCCATCCGGTCGTCGCCTCGGCTGCTCGCGAACTCCTGAACAAGAGCGAGAACGAACGCTCCGGCGTCCTTTCGACCGCGATGTCATTCCTGGGGCTCTACCGCGACCCAACCGTCGCAGCAGTGACGGCAGCATCCGACTGGCGCATCGTCGATCTTGTCGAAGCGGCGCATCCAATCTCGCTCTACCTCGTCGTGCCGCCGTCCGACATCAGCCGCACCAAGCCGCTGGTTCGCCTTATCCTCAACCAGATCGGCCGCCGGCTGACCGAGGAATTGCACGGCGTCGGCAAGGACGGCGAGGCAGCCAAGGGCCGTCACCGCCTCCTGCTGATGCTTGACGAGTTTCCGGCGCTGGGGCGGCTCGACTTCTTCGAGACGAGCCTTGCCTTCCTGGCCGGCTACGGCGTGCGCGTCTTCCTGATCGCACAGAGCCTCAACCAGATCGAAAAGGCCTATGGCGAGCACAACGCCATCCTCGACAATTGCCATGTCCGCGTCGCCTTTGCGACCAACGACGAGCGGACCGCCAAGCGGATCTCGGACGCGCTTGGTACCGCGACCGAGCAGCGTGCGATGCGCAACTATGCGGGGCACCGACTCGCGCCCTGGCTCGCGCACGTCATGGTCAGCCGCCAGGAGACTGCGCGGGCCCTGCTGACACCTGGCGAAGTGATGCAGCTTGCGCCCACGGACGGCCTGGTCCTGATCTCGGGATCTCCGCCGATCCGCGTGAAGAAGCTGCGCTATTACGAGGATCGCCGGTTCACCGAACGCCTGTCGCAGGCACCGATACTGGATCCCGCACGCTATCATGACCTTCCGGCGGCTCGCCCGGATGACTGGGCTGGACAGGTTCGCGGTGCTGACATGCGCCTGTCCACCGGCAATGAGACCGATGAAGGAGCCGACGCGGGCGGCCTCGAGCAGGCCCGTCACCCCGCGCACGAGATCGAACATGGGGTCGTCATCGAGCCAGAGATTGCTGATCCCCTGGGCCTTGGCGAGGACGATGGAGACCAGGCCGCCGAGCGCCGGGCGATGGACCGGATCCAGCAAATCGGCACGGCGCGCACGGTCTACGGCATCGATGCCGCCTCCAGTCGCCCTGACGACCTGCAGCTGGGGTTCTGA
- a CDS encoding LLM class flavin-dependent oxidoreductase, with product MYIAVFMGPFGRGPRDDRALIHYCTEGAIKAAADGFSLVTFGEQHFNNYEPYCNPLMMGARLAPFLGDAYFGTSMCPLPYHNPILMAENINLLDQLLDGKLIVGFSAGRVGFSPDFENFGLDPKEQRAIYAEKFHALMMLWRHKVEDGPLTFEGKWVKGGMHGRMMPVSYRGPHPQFMIGTNTDETCEKVGREGNILSLGPCTLEEAAHKYALFRKGLDEGGYSEAYKAERLTKSMVHHQVVVATSDEQAWEDAQVMVGNNPMLRRDLDKRSLRQMFEDGEAGRTDMTQQEAANSKFVRSWFIVGNPDRVTEQLLAHQHAGIEQVLTRFTVGVYNPPLWDASYKLFVEQCLPSLDPQHFTAPSGDDVHPAVSAGPAPIQANAEYSAQDPRKFRLQTAEN from the coding sequence ATGTATATCGCCGTTTTCATGGGGCCCTTCGGGCGCGGGCCTCGCGATGATCGCGCACTGATCCACTATTGTACGGAAGGCGCGATCAAGGCCGCTGCCGATGGCTTCAGCCTCGTGACGTTCGGCGAGCAGCACTTCAACAACTACGAACCCTATTGCAATCCGCTGATGATGGGAGCGCGTTTGGCGCCCTTCCTCGGAGACGCTTACTTCGGCACGTCGATGTGCCCACTTCCCTATCACAATCCCATCCTGATGGCGGAGAACATCAATCTCTTGGACCAGTTGCTCGATGGAAAGCTGATCGTGGGCTTTTCCGCCGGTCGAGTCGGTTTCTCCCCTGATTTCGAGAATTTCGGGCTCGACCCGAAGGAACAGCGAGCGATCTACGCCGAGAAGTTCCATGCCCTGATGATGCTGTGGCGGCACAAGGTGGAGGACGGCCCGCTCACCTTCGAGGGGAAATGGGTCAAAGGCGGCATGCACGGCCGCATGATGCCAGTCTCCTACCGAGGGCCGCATCCCCAGTTCATGATCGGGACGAACACCGACGAGACCTGCGAGAAGGTCGGCCGGGAGGGCAATATCCTCTCGCTAGGGCCGTGCACGCTCGAGGAGGCCGCGCACAAATATGCGCTGTTCCGCAAGGGTCTGGACGAAGGTGGCTACAGTGAGGCCTACAAGGCGGAACGACTGACGAAATCGATGGTCCACCACCAGGTCGTCGTCGCAACCAGCGACGAGCAGGCGTGGGAAGATGCGCAGGTGATGGTCGGCAACAACCCGATGCTGCGCCGGGACCTGGACAAGCGATCGCTGCGCCAGATGTTCGAGGATGGCGAGGCCGGTCGCACCGACATGACCCAGCAGGAAGCTGCGAACAGCAAGTTCGTGCGCTCGTGGTTCATTGTCGGCAATCCGGACCGCGTCACCGAGCAGCTGCTGGCGCATCAACATGCCGGTATCGAGCAGGTTCTCACGCGCTTCACGGTGGGGGTTTATAACCCGCCGCTATGGGATGCCTCCTACAAGCTGTTCGTAGAGCAGTGCCTCCCCAGCCTGGATCCACAGCACTTCACGGCACCGAGCGGGGATGATGTCCATCCCGCTGTTTCGGCCGGACCCGCGCCAATCCAGGCGAATGCGGAATATTCCGCGCAGGATCCCCGCAAGTTCCGGCTTCAGACCGCGGAGAACTGA